The genomic DNA CTAGAGTTAGTGAATTCATGAGAGCTATCCAGGATGAGATTTGCTCTGGCTTGGAGGCAATGGATGGCGGTGGCAAGTTTCGTGAAGACAGGTGGGAAAGAGTGGAAGGTGGGGGTGGACGCTCCCGTGTAATGACAGAAGGCAAGATATTGGAACGAGGAGGAGTAAACTTTTCGGAAGTGTTTGGCAAGGAATTGCCTCCCAGTATTACTAATCAACGCCCAGAAGCTAAGGGGCACGAGTTTTATGCCACGGGGACATCGATGGTGCTCCATCCCCGTAACCCCTATGTGCCTACAGTGCACCTGAACTACCGCTACTTTGAGGCAGGTCCAGTATGGTGGTTCGGCGGTGGTTTGGATTTGACTCCCTACTACGGCTTTGCTGAAGATGCCCAACACCTCCATCGTTGCTTGAAAGAAGCTTGCGACCGCCATAATCCCCACTACTACAGCGTATTCAAACCCTGGTGCGATGAATACTTCTACCTCAAACATCGGCAGGAAATGCGGGGCGTAGGGGGTATTTTCTTTGACTACCAGGACGGCAAAGGCAAGCTCTATCGCGGTGACCAGCAGGGGGAAGCCTTCCGCATCAGTGAGGCAATCGGGGAACTGCCGGAGCGCTCCTGGGAGGAATTGTTTGCCTTTGTCCAAGACTGTGCCCGCACATTTCTGCCTGCCTACTTACCGATCGTGGAGCGTCGCCAGGGGATGGAATGGGGCGAGCGGGAACGCCAGTGGCAACTCTATCGCCGTGGTCGCTATGTGGAGTTCAACCTGGTTTATGACCGGGGAACGGTGTTTGGTTTACAGACCAATGGGCGCACAGAGTCAATTTTGATGTCCCTGCCTCCCCTAGCCCGCTGGGAGTACGACTACCATCCCCAACCGGGCACCCCAGAGGCGGAACTAGTCGAAGTCTTCCTCAAACCAAAGGCATGGGTATAGGATGACAGGGGCGGAACTCCGATCGATTTTAGTGGCAAAGTGGGGCTATTCCTACGATGTACAGCTGCGGCAGACCGGGAATAGAATTTACCTGCAAGTGATGTGGCGGTACTTAGAGCAAGCCTCCTTTCCCCTTTCAGAAGGGGAATATCTCGCCCATCTCGATCGGGTTGCCGCCTACCTGAGTGATTGGCAGGTCACGGAACAGGTAATTGCCGCCATTAGAGACAGCCGTATCAAGCCCAGACTAGGCAAGGCTGTAGCGATTCCCCTCCAATTGCCCCAAGGAAGAGCAGTAGAATGGTTGATGAATGGCTAGATTTTTCCTCTAGCTAGGTTTATTGTGGAAGAGTAAGGGCAAGATAACGGAAGCTGGGGGGATGGGGGAAACAGGTTCCAACTACTGGGATCGCCAGTTTGTCAGTCTGGGGCGGGCGGTACACACTTTGCGGGAAGCTAGCAGTGAGGCAGAGTTAATTGCCACTGCCATCAGTTATTTGAAGGAAGCTTTTGATTACCGCCTAATTTGGATTGCCCTGTTTGACAGCGAGAATTACACTCTCATTGGCAAAGGGGGGGTGACCCCAGCGGGGGATATTAAGTTTTTGTATGAGAAGTTCAAACTAGAGCCAGGGGATTTACTCGATACGGTGGTAGTACAGCGCAAGCCCTTGCCCATCCCTGACCTACGCCAGGAAATCCGCAGTGGTGAGTGGATGAAAGTAGCACAAAAGTTTGAAGTCCAGGGGACAATTATCTACCCTATTTTCTATCGCAAAACTACGGTTGGTCTGTCTATCCTTGGTTCCCATCACTGGAATGTCTCTCCCCGAGCAGAGGAGAAAGCTAAGCTATCTATCCTCTTTGGTACCCTAGCAGCTAGTCTCAATCGCCTGCAGTTAGAAAGTCAGCAACAGAAGCGGGCGGATGACCCCCTCCTCAACTGCCTCGATCGCTTTCGCAGTATTACCCAATTGCAGCAACGTCTGGAAGAGGTGGTGGAGGAAACCCAGCGGTTTTTAAGTCCCACCCGTACCTATTTGTACTGGTATGACCCCCAACAGCGCCTGTTTGTCCGCCGTGCCGCTAACCGCCTCAAAGCCCCAGGGAAAAAGTCCGACTCCCACACAATTTCACCCCAAGGTTCCCCTGCCCTCTATCAGACTCTCAGCAGTGGGCAGATGGTGGCAATTGCCAATACCAAAACTACCCGATCGGACTTGAACCTAGTCAATTTACGGGTGTTCAACAACCCCAACCTAGGGGCATTTATGGTGGCACCAATTACTTTAGAGGGAGATTTAGTGGGCTTCTTGCTGGTAGAAAATGACCAACCTCGATTGTGGACAGAGGAAGAAAAGCGCTACCTCAAAGGCATTACTCAATTACTCTCCCTCCTCTTGCCCCTGGAGGAGATGGATAAGCGCTTGCAGCAGGTGACCACCGACCAAGTGTTAGTGGCAGGGATTGCCCAAGCCGTCTACAGTGAAGAAGAATTCCACAGTGCCCTGGAAAAAGCTGCTACCCAACTCTGCCAACGCTTACAAGCGGAGAGATTTTGGCTGGCTGCCCTCAATTCCGATCGGGGTACTTTTGAAATTTACTACCAATATCACCCCAAGAATGTCCGTCCCTTGCCCCCCAACCTAGGGGAACTCTCCCCCGTCGATACCCAGTTACTGGAGCAATCCCTGGAAGCTGTAGCAGTGGAAAATCTGGAGTATGACTTAAAATTTTTGGCATGGCGGTCAGTTCTAGCCAATTTTGGTATCAAAACCCTTCTCCTCAACAGTACCCGCAAACGGAAAGCCAAACTAGAAGGGATTGTGGTTGTGGGGCACACAGAACCCCGTGCCTGGTCTAAGCTCGATCGGGAATTACTGCGCTCCGTTGCCCAACAGTTAGGGGTATTACTACAACAGCGTCAGATGCAGCGGCGGGGGGAAGAGCAAGACCGCCTACTCAAAAGCATTAAAAATGCTCTCCTCCATTTGCAAAGCTGCTATACCCTTGACACGCTCCACCGTACTGCTGTCCAGGAGATAGTCAAGGTGACAGTATCGCCCCTAGCAGTCCTGTTGACCTGGCTGCCCGGACGATCGGGGGGGAATATTGCTGCCAGCTTTGCCACCCAGGATGCCTTCAAACTCAACTACACGGAGACAACGCTTTCCATCGACAATGACCCCCTGGTGCAGTGGTGCCTGCAGACGGATGGGGTGTTAACCCTCAGTGTCCATGACTTACCCGAGGTGACAAGGCAGTGGCTAAATGCCCCTGGGATTGGTCAAGTGGCGGCGATGGCGCTCCACATAGCTCCCCACCTTGCTCCCACCGGCTTGATTTTAGTAGCCGACCGTTTGACTAGGGTATGGGAGGAAGCAGCATTGCAGGCATTGGCAATTGTAGTCAATCAACTGGCGTGGCTACGGCGGGATTTAGTCTTGGTGGAAGATTTGCTCAGGCAAAAACAGGAATTAGAGCGATTGAACTGGTATAAGACGCGCCGCTTAGAAGAAATCAAACGCTCCGTGGGCGTAAGCCTACAACGTCTAAACAGCAAAGAAGGTGATGGAGACACTAACCTCACTGCCCGTCTGCAGCAAACCGCTAATCAACTACAAAATACGATCGCTCCTTTAGCCAATATCGAAAAAGAAAGCTGGCGATTGCGGCTAGATTACGATACTGCCTCCCTCTCTGGCATTCTCAAACGCGCCCTAGAGAGATTAGAAAACATTGTCCATCAAAAACAACTATGGGTGCAGATACACAACCAAATCAACGCCACAATTGTAGGAGACATTGGCAAAATTGAAATGGTCTTCCATGAACTGTTGTTGTTTGCCTGTAACCGATCGGCAGCAAAGGAGCGCATTGACATCTGGTGTCGGGAAGAAGAGCAACGGGCGGTAGAAATAGTAATTACGGATTATGGCGAAGTTGATCCCCAATTACTGCAGGAATTACAGGAAGGGCGTAGTCCCGATTTTTTAGTTCCCTCTCTCCTGGATCAGCCCCCAGGGTTGAATATAGCTATCTGTCAGCGGTTAATGGCAGAGGCAGGGGGGGAAGTGGCTATCTATGTCCTAGAAGACCATCGCACCTTAACTCGTTTAGTCCTGCCCATTGCCACTAGCCCAGCCTAGGAAAGAAGACAAAAGCTTAGCTTGCCCCTACCATTGATCCTGCTGGATTCCCATTCTCTATGACCAAACTAGATGCAGAAGTAATTGTTGTTGGTGCTGGCATAGGTGGCTTAGTTACTGCCACACAGTTAGTAGCAAAAGGAATTGATGTTCTAGTGCTAGAAAAATACCTCATTCCTGGGGGCAGTGCTGGTTATTTTAGTCGCAATGGCTATCGGTTTGATGTAGGTGCCTCCATGATTTTTGGCTTTGGCAAACAGGGAACGACTAATTTACTAACCCGTGCCCTAGCTGCTGTGGATCAGGAGGTGGAAACCATCCCCGACCCCATCCAAATTCACTACCATTTGCCCAAGCTAGACATCAAAGTCCACCGTGATTACCAACAGTTTGTAGATGAACTGAGCCGAAAGTTTCCCCATGAGAAACGGGGAATTAGACAATTCTATGATGAGTGTTGGCGAGTGTTTAACTGTTTGAATGCTATTCCCCTTCTCTCCCTGGAAGAATGGCGCTATTTACTGACAGTGTTTGGGCAAAATCCCCCGGCTTGTCTGGGGCTAGTAGGATATTTACCGCAGAATGTAGGCGATGTGGCGCGGCGCTATATTGCTGACCCTGAATTACTCCAGTTCATCGACATGGAATGCTACTGTTGGTCGGTGGTACCCGCCGATCGGACTCCCATGATTAATGCGGGCATGGTATTTAGCGATCGTCACTATGGGGGCATCAACTATCCCAAGGGGGGCGTGGGACAAATTGCCCTCAAACTGACAGAGGGGTTGACAGCTAAAGGGGGCAGAATCCGTTATGGTGCCCGTGTTACCCATATCCGTCCCCATGACCATAGCATTTCCGTTGCATTAGCCACAGGGGAAACCCTGACAGCCAAAAGAGTAGTATCCAATGCTACCCGCTGGGATACCTTTGCCCTACTAGAACAGAAACCTAGCTGGTGGGAAAGACAGTGGCTCGATCGTTATCAAAAATCCCCTAGTTTTTTAAGTTTGCATTTAGGCGTAGATAAATCTATCGTACAAAACGTGACAGACTGTCATCACATCCTATTAGAAGACTGGTCACAGATGGAAGCAGAACAGGGCACAATTTTTGTTTCCATCCCCACTTTGTTAGACCCTGAATTGGCACCAGCGGGTTATCACATTTTCCATGTATTTACTCCCAGTTGGATGCAAGCTTGGCAAGGGCTATCCCCTCAACAATACGCGGAGAAAAAAGAAAGAGATGCAGAACGAGTGATCGATCGGTTAGAAACCATCTTTCCAGGCTTGACAAAAGCGATCGATTATCAAGAGGTAGGGACACCTCGCACTCACCGGCGGTTTTTAGGTAGAATTGACGGCACCTATGGACCGATTCCCCGCCGTCGACCTTTAGGTTTACTGGGCATGCCATTTAATCGCACGTCCATACCCAATTTATTTTGTGTGGGGGATAGCACTTTTCCAGGGCAGGGCTTGAATGCTGTGGCTTTTTCGGGATTTGCCTGTGCCCATTTAGTAGCTACTACTTTGGGGAAATAACCATGCGCAAATGGCGAATTCTGCTGCAAATTTTGCCCTTAACAGGGTTATTTTGTCTTGTCAAATTGTGGCTATATCGTCTAGGCTGGCAACCTTGGCAGTTTGATGCTTTCACGGGAGCATTATTTGCCACTGCCAGTTTTGTCACTAGTTTTGTCCTAAATGGCACCTTAACCGAATATCGCAGAAGTGAAGAATTACCCATCCTAATTGTCAATGCTTTAGAGTCTATTCAAGACTGCCATATTTTATTTGCTTCCCTCTGCAAAGATTATGACCCTAGACCCCTAGAGCAACAGTTAGCTGCTATGGCTGCATCAATAGTGGAATGGCTCCTTGGTAAAGACAGTATAGACAAAGTTTACCGACAGATTGACAAAATTAACTTGGCTTATCAAACCATGTCGGAATTAGGAGGTGCTAACTGGATTCAGCGACCACAAATTGAACTAGGAAAAATTCGCCTATACGTGCAGCAGATTAGAGCTTCCCGTGACAGTGATTTTGTTGCCCCTGCCTATATCATATTGCTCATATTTTTGCTAGCAGCAATTGTAGCTCTGCTCCTAATTAGGGGAGAAAATATAACAGAGACTTTTACAGTATCGGTCTTTATTTTCGTTTCCTTTGTATATTTGTTTGTACTAATCCGCGATTTGGAAAATCCCTTTCAGTACGACGGTACTTCCAGTGTTGATGTTGACCTCTCTCCCCTACTACATTTCGGACAGCGCTACCAAGTTACCTAGGTTGATGCTATTTCTTATAGTCATTCCAGATAGAGAATGCACCCAAGACGGGTGTAAGATAAGGGCAGAGTAGGAATTATGGCAAAGATTGAAGACGCCCTAGAGCATCGACTCAAGTCAGAAAGTGATAGCTGTGATTAAGAAGATAGTTTCAAGTAAGCACTGATGATAACAAATAAGTTAAATTGTCTAAAGTTAAGTTGAGTCTGAGTTCTGCGAAAAGTCCCGTAGATATTGGCTCATTTTCCAAATCAATAAAACAGGTTTCAAGATATCTATTCAAAGTAGCTTAAGTCAATCTCCGCGTTGTCTGTATCCAGCTGTAGCTCGGCTATTCGTTTGGCCAAAACTTCTATAGTTGATTTGGTATACTCCAATCTTGACTTAGTTACTGTTAGTTCTTCCTGTAGAGACTGCACTTTTTGTGCGATGTAGGATTCAGAAATCTTGACTTCATCTAGGTATGCCCTTAGAGCATCATAACAATAATCTTGAGGACACAATTTGTCTGGTGGAGGGAGTAACTCCCCTTCTCTTATCTGATGTAAACTATCCTTGAATACATTAGGCGTGTTATAACGCAAGTAATGTTCACGAGCTAATTGGGACTGCTGTATTAGTAACGGCTCACTAATTGATTCTAAGCACTCATACAAATCAGACAAATTTCTCCATACCATAGCTTCTGGATAAATAATTCCTGCTCCCGAAAACAGGCTAGTTTTATAGTGTTGATGATTGAGAATTGGTGTTCCTGAGGACATGACCTCCACGGAGGTCTTGCCACCACCTAATGGAAATGAACTGATGTAAACATCAACCTGAAATTCTATCATTGCTTGCGCTACACTTCTAACCCAAGGAATGTACACAAAATTCTTTTCATCAATCCCTCTCTCCGCTAGCCTTTTTCGCACCAACTTCAGTAAGTCTTCTGTTACAGGACCAATATGTATGTGTTTACCTCTTGTCAATCTCAGAATTTGGGGTATTTCATCAAAGTAACTAAACGAGTACGTGCCAATAAATTTTTCTAACCTCCCTGAACTACAAGTTATAATTGAACCTGATTGTAGAAATTTCCTATCAGTAAATGTTGGAACATCAGTAACGGAAAGAGGCAAATAACAAACTCTTTGAACTCCAAGACTTTCTTTACAGTTAAAGTATCCAAAAGGATGAGGATCGATGTGAGTTACGTTGGGTAGATACAATCCTAAGGTACAAGTGTGGTCACCATGATGGTAATAATATACATCAAAACCTCTATCCATATAGGCAACTAGAAGTGGAATAGGGTCCTGATTATGACCAAATATAAATACCTCAGAAGGAGATAGGTCAATTATTTGCGATTTAATAAAGGTTGCTTTTACTGTATAGGCTCCATTAGGAGCATGTCTTACATCGATGCCATAGGTGGAAAACCTGTCTATTACTTCCCTTCTCTCTCCTCTATTGTAGAGATCAGTTAATAGAATTATGTGTTGCCTCTCTGGCTGGAACTTGATCAGATCCTCTATAACTGCTGTATGTCCGCCTGCTATATACAGTTCAGTTGCTACGTAAACAGATAAGCTAGTATTCTTCCTGGTAGAAACTGCAAAACTAGGCTGCAGAGAGTCAAATTTTTCCCATATCATTCTACACATACGGTCTAAGTCATGCGAACCGAATACTCTACCTACTGATCTTTGATCACAAATAACAGTCAGTACAAAGCTAGTCAACAAGTTACACGCACTATCAATGTCATCATTTTTCAGAAACAAATTAATTCTATCCTCAATGTCCTGAATAGGGTCAACCATACTTTTCAAAGATCATGGACAATTTATC from Pseudanabaenaceae cyanobacterium SKYG29 includes the following:
- the hemF gene encoding oxygen-dependent coproporphyrinogen oxidase; amino-acid sequence: MVPSDARARVSEFMRAIQDEICSGLEAMDGGGKFREDRWERVEGGGGRSRVMTEGKILERGGVNFSEVFGKELPPSITNQRPEAKGHEFYATGTSMVLHPRNPYVPTVHLNYRYFEAGPVWWFGGGLDLTPYYGFAEDAQHLHRCLKEACDRHNPHYYSVFKPWCDEYFYLKHRQEMRGVGGIFFDYQDGKGKLYRGDQQGEAFRISEAIGELPERSWEELFAFVQDCARTFLPAYLPIVERRQGMEWGERERQWQLYRRGRYVEFNLVYDRGTVFGLQTNGRTESILMSLPPLARWEYDYHPQPGTPEAELVEVFLKPKAWV
- a CDS encoding DUF3067 family protein translates to MTGAELRSILVAKWGYSYDVQLRQTGNRIYLQVMWRYLEQASFPLSEGEYLAHLDRVAAYLSDWQVTEQVIAAIRDSRIKPRLGKAVAIPLQLPQGRAVEWLMNG
- a CDS encoding GAF domain-containing protein, which gives rise to MGETGSNYWDRQFVSLGRAVHTLREASSEAELIATAISYLKEAFDYRLIWIALFDSENYTLIGKGGVTPAGDIKFLYEKFKLEPGDLLDTVVVQRKPLPIPDLRQEIRSGEWMKVAQKFEVQGTIIYPIFYRKTTVGLSILGSHHWNVSPRAEEKAKLSILFGTLAASLNRLQLESQQQKRADDPLLNCLDRFRSITQLQQRLEEVVEETQRFLSPTRTYLYWYDPQQRLFVRRAANRLKAPGKKSDSHTISPQGSPALYQTLSSGQMVAIANTKTTRSDLNLVNLRVFNNPNLGAFMVAPITLEGDLVGFLLVENDQPRLWTEEEKRYLKGITQLLSLLLPLEEMDKRLQQVTTDQVLVAGIAQAVYSEEEFHSALEKAATQLCQRLQAERFWLAALNSDRGTFEIYYQYHPKNVRPLPPNLGELSPVDTQLLEQSLEAVAVENLEYDLKFLAWRSVLANFGIKTLLLNSTRKRKAKLEGIVVVGHTEPRAWSKLDRELLRSVAQQLGVLLQQRQMQRRGEEQDRLLKSIKNALLHLQSCYTLDTLHRTAVQEIVKVTVSPLAVLLTWLPGRSGGNIAASFATQDAFKLNYTETTLSIDNDPLVQWCLQTDGVLTLSVHDLPEVTRQWLNAPGIGQVAAMALHIAPHLAPTGLILVADRLTRVWEEAALQALAIVVNQLAWLRRDLVLVEDLLRQKQELERLNWYKTRRLEEIKRSVGVSLQRLNSKEGDGDTNLTARLQQTANQLQNTIAPLANIEKESWRLRLDYDTASLSGILKRALERLENIVHQKQLWVQIHNQINATIVGDIGKIEMVFHELLLFACNRSAAKERIDIWCREEEQRAVEIVITDYGEVDPQLLQELQEGRSPDFLVPSLLDQPPGLNIAICQRLMAEAGGEVAIYVLEDHRTLTRLVLPIATSPA
- the crtH gene encoding carotene isomerase is translated as MTKLDAEVIVVGAGIGGLVTATQLVAKGIDVLVLEKYLIPGGSAGYFSRNGYRFDVGASMIFGFGKQGTTNLLTRALAAVDQEVETIPDPIQIHYHLPKLDIKVHRDYQQFVDELSRKFPHEKRGIRQFYDECWRVFNCLNAIPLLSLEEWRYLLTVFGQNPPACLGLVGYLPQNVGDVARRYIADPELLQFIDMECYCWSVVPADRTPMINAGMVFSDRHYGGINYPKGGVGQIALKLTEGLTAKGGRIRYGARVTHIRPHDHSISVALATGETLTAKRVVSNATRWDTFALLEQKPSWWERQWLDRYQKSPSFLSLHLGVDKSIVQNVTDCHHILLEDWSQMEAEQGTIFVSIPTLLDPELAPAGYHIFHVFTPSWMQAWQGLSPQQYAEKKERDAERVIDRLETIFPGLTKAIDYQEVGTPRTHRRFLGRIDGTYGPIPRRRPLGLLGMPFNRTSIPNLFCVGDSTFPGQGLNAVAFSGFACAHLVATTLGK